In a genomic window of Chrysemys picta bellii isolate R12L10 chromosome 1, ASM1138683v2, whole genome shotgun sequence:
- the LOC135976729 gene encoding uncharacterized protein LOC135976729 produces the protein MQSSPAVMAVQSVNRKRAPAWTDREVLDLIAVWGDESVLSELRSKRRNAKIYEKISKDMAERGYSRDATQCRVKIKELRQGYQKTKEANGRSGSHPQTSRFYEALHSILGAAATTTPPVTVDSEDGILSTAGSSDMLGDGEDEEGDEEGEAVGSSHNADFPDSQDLFITLTEIPYEASRAVTPDTESGEGSATPSATVSQPSLESHSQRLARIRRRKKRTREDMFSELMACSQAQAAQQTQWRENLTRMHQANMDREERWRQEDQQATQTLLGLLREQTDTLRRLVDVLQERRQEDRAPLQSICNRHPPPPSPIPTSPKVQRRRGGRVPAKSHSTPAESSSSRRLSFPKI, from the exons atgcagagctctccagcagtgatggccgtgcagtctgtgaatagaaagagagccccagcatggactgatcgtgaagtcttggatctcatcgctgtgtggggcgatgagtccgtgctttctgagctgcgatccaaaagaaggaatgcaaagatctacgagaagatctctaaagacatggcagagagaggatacagccgggatgcaacgcagtgccgcgtgaaaatcaaggagctgagacaaggctaccagaagaccaaagaggcaaacggacgctccggatcccatccccagacatcccgtttctacgaggcactgcattccatcctcggtgcggccgccaccactaccccaccagtgaccgtggactctgaggatgggatactgtccacggccggttcctcggacatgttaggggacggggaagatgaggaaggagatgaggagggcgaggcagtcggcagctctcacaacgctgatttccccgacagccaggatctcttcatcacccttacagagatcccctacgaagcgtcccgagccgttaccccggacacagaatctggtgaaggatcagcca ccccgtctgcgactgtctcacaacctagcctggaatcacactcccagaggctagcgcggattaggcgtaggaagaagaggacacgggaggacatgttctctgagcttatggcctgttcccaagcccaggcagcacagcagacccagtggcgggagaacttgacccgaatgcaccaagccaacatggatcgggaggagaggtggcggcaggaagaccagcaggcgactcaaacgctgcttggactactgagggagcaaacggacacactccggcgccttgtggatgttctgcaggaacggaggcaggaggacagagccccgctgcagtccatctgtaaccgccatcccccgccaccaagtcccatacccacctcacccaaagtgcaaagaaggagaggcggcagagtccctgctaagtctcactccacccctgcagagagctctagtagcagaaggctctcatttcccaaaatttga